One part of the Microbacterium saperdae genome encodes these proteins:
- a CDS encoding PH domain-containing protein — protein sequence MTQNPENSPLNPAEGTDLAALDQGTYTQLRTARNEARLELDGTWHQISPRYVVSQIVQNAIFLLIVVIAAVVLNVVLSQDWVWIPAGVVILITLITLIILPRQAKAIGYMLRADDIVFRKGILWQRMIAVPYGRMQLVDITQGPLDRAFGITQLKMVTAAATTGVQIPGLTQRASEALRDTLIEVAETRRTGL from the coding sequence ATGACTCAGAACCCAGAGAACTCTCCCCTGAACCCGGCAGAGGGCACTGACCTCGCCGCCCTCGATCAGGGGACGTACACGCAGCTGCGCACGGCTCGCAACGAGGCCCGGCTGGAGCTCGACGGCACCTGGCACCAGATCTCGCCGCGCTACGTCGTGTCGCAGATCGTGCAGAACGCCATCTTCCTGTTGATCGTCGTGATCGCCGCGGTGGTGCTCAACGTCGTGCTCTCGCAGGACTGGGTCTGGATCCCCGCCGGGGTCGTGATCCTGATCACCCTCATCACTCTCATCATCCTTCCCCGCCAGGCCAAGGCCATCGGGTACATGCTCCGCGCCGACGACATCGTCTTCCGCAAGGGCATCCTGTGGCAGCGGATGATCGCCGTGCCGTACGGCCGCATGCAGCTCGTCGACATCACCCAGGGGCCGCTCGACCGCGCCTTCGGCATCACGCAGCTCAAGATGGTGACGGCGGCAGCGACCACGGGCGTGCAGATCCCCGGCCTCACCCAGCGCGCGTCCGAAGCGCTGCGCGACACCCTGATCGAAGTGGCCGAGACCCGTCGGACCGGCCTGTGA
- a CDS encoding PH domain-containing protein, producing MSEQFPAPPAPSAAAGAPAADSLTLADGEWHRMHPLTPLFKGGLVLIIVAGIVIANMRDRVIAWVVDIFEPDAHYGDYTGGDPVDWVLDNNLILIALLSVLGLLVVLILVFWFIWRFQQFRITGDHVEVRKGIIFRSHRRAPLDRVQGVNLTRPFPARIIGLAKLEVVGAGNDANVELEYLATGRAESVRADILRLASGARAARQNAVDAAGGVPAAPGAPATARAQLVGSMNDGVTGMITGVDLADVAPESVVKIPTGRLVGSQLISGVLWIVFFGVIFAVAIGGISIGALIDGEAASGFIGLGLVLGMGIPFVIAVVGITWAQISKSLRYSIAPTPDGVRITYGLLTTVTETLPPGRIFAVEVSQSLLWRPFGWWTIKINRMSGKSASQQQSGSAQQFNVVLPVGKRPDVERVLGLILPDVPASDIPLIWEHGVLGPIEGDPYRTIPKRAWWRRPVSWKRHGFAVTDFGLLLRRGVVWRKLAVFPLARLQGVSLSQGPIDRAQRVSGAQVHTAPGPITGLLSGLERDDALSLLDDVSRAAAAAAARDTTHRWSEHASAVADGVVPVAPPAPPVLSGQSLPPAPPAAPYVGTPAPPAPPLPPVAAPAPPVQPPAPPVQPPAPPVAPPVPPVAPPTPPVAPPAPPAAPPVPPVVPPTRD from the coding sequence GTGAGCGAGCAGTTCCCGGCGCCGCCTGCTCCGTCCGCCGCAGCCGGAGCCCCCGCCGCCGATTCCCTGACGCTCGCCGACGGCGAGTGGCACCGGATGCACCCGCTCACCCCGCTCTTCAAGGGTGGTCTGGTGCTGATCATCGTCGCCGGTATCGTGATCGCGAACATGCGCGACCGCGTCATCGCGTGGGTCGTCGACATCTTCGAGCCCGATGCGCACTACGGCGACTACACCGGCGGCGACCCCGTCGACTGGGTCCTCGACAACAATCTGATCCTGATCGCGCTCCTCAGCGTGCTCGGGCTGCTCGTCGTCCTGATCCTGGTCTTCTGGTTCATCTGGCGCTTCCAACAGTTCCGGATCACCGGCGACCATGTCGAGGTGCGCAAGGGCATCATCTTCCGGTCTCACCGACGCGCCCCGCTCGACCGCGTGCAGGGTGTCAACCTGACCCGCCCGTTCCCCGCCCGCATCATCGGACTCGCCAAGCTCGAGGTCGTGGGCGCCGGCAACGACGCGAACGTCGAGCTCGAGTACCTGGCGACAGGACGGGCGGAGTCCGTGCGCGCGGACATCCTCCGCCTCGCCTCGGGCGCCCGCGCCGCTCGGCAGAACGCGGTGGATGCCGCAGGCGGCGTTCCGGCCGCGCCCGGTGCCCCCGCGACCGCACGTGCCCAGCTGGTCGGATCGATGAACGACGGCGTCACCGGGATGATCACGGGGGTCGACCTCGCGGATGTCGCTCCGGAGAGCGTCGTCAAGATCCCCACCGGTCGCCTGGTCGGCTCGCAGCTGATCTCGGGTGTGCTCTGGATCGTGTTCTTCGGGGTCATCTTCGCCGTCGCGATCGGCGGAATCTCCATCGGCGCCCTGATCGACGGAGAGGCTGCGAGCGGATTCATCGGACTGGGGCTGGTGCTCGGCATGGGCATCCCGTTCGTGATCGCCGTCGTGGGTATCACCTGGGCGCAGATCTCGAAGTCGTTGAGGTACTCGATCGCGCCGACGCCGGACGGCGTGCGGATCACCTACGGCCTGCTGACGACGGTCACCGAGACGCTTCCGCCGGGGCGCATCTTCGCCGTCGAGGTCTCGCAGTCGCTGCTGTGGCGGCCGTTCGGCTGGTGGACGATCAAGATCAACCGGATGAGCGGCAAGAGCGCGTCGCAGCAACAGTCGGGCAGCGCCCAGCAGTTCAATGTGGTGCTCCCCGTCGGCAAGCGTCCCGATGTCGAGCGGGTGCTGGGTTTGATCCTCCCCGACGTGCCCGCGAGCGACATCCCTCTCATCTGGGAGCACGGCGTGCTCGGCCCGATCGAGGGAGATCCGTATCGCACCATCCCGAAGCGCGCGTGGTGGCGTCGCCCGGTGTCGTGGAAGCGCCACGGCTTCGCGGTCACGGACTTCGGTCTGCTGCTGCGCCGCGGTGTCGTGTGGCGCAAGCTCGCGGTGTTCCCGCTCGCGCGTCTGCAGGGCGTCTCGCTCTCGCAGGGCCCGATCGATCGCGCGCAGCGCGTCTCCGGCGCGCAGGTGCACACGGCACCCGGGCCCATCACCGGACTGCTCTCGGGCCTCGAGCGGGACGACGCGCTCTCGCTGCTGGATGACGTGAGCCGCGCTGCCGCTGCCGCGGCCGCGCGTGACACCACGCATCGCTGGAGCGAGCATGCGAGTGCCGTCGCGGATGGCGTGGTGCCGGTCGCCCCTCCGGCTCCTCCGGTGCTGAGCGGGCAGAGTCTGCCGCCGGCGCCGCCCGCAGCGCCGTACGTCGGAACCCCGGCTCCGCCTGCGCCGCCCCTGCCTCCCGTCGCGGCTCCTGCTCCGCCGGTGCAGCCTCCTGCTCCGCCGGTGCAGCCTCCTGCTCCGCCTGTCGCGCCGCCCGTGCCGCCGGTGGCGCCGCCCACTCCGCCGGTGGCGCCGCCTGCTCCGCCGGCCGCGCCGCCTGTGCCGCCGGTCGTGCCTCCGACGAGGGACTGA
- a CDS encoding DUF2520 domain-containing protein, which yields MVRDGRLGVGIIGAGRVGPVIGAALGGAGHAIVGITSGSDDERASAVLPDVPVLDALEVVRRAELVILAVPHDQLPSLVAGIAEVGGWQIGQLVLHTDPAYGIEVLRPAAERGAIPLAVHPAITFTGTSIDLRQLPASFAAVTAPAAVLPIAQALAVEMGCEPVVIAEEDRAVYADAIQTAADFSRSIIGQSTARLREIGVENPGGYLSALVQSTVERALREASDPPPLL from the coding sequence GTGGTGCGTGACGGGCGCCTCGGCGTCGGCATCATCGGTGCAGGTCGTGTCGGTCCGGTGATCGGGGCGGCGCTCGGCGGCGCCGGCCACGCCATCGTCGGCATCACGAGCGGCTCCGACGACGAACGTGCATCGGCCGTGCTGCCGGACGTTCCGGTCCTCGATGCGCTCGAGGTGGTCCGTCGCGCCGAACTCGTCATCCTCGCCGTGCCGCACGATCAGCTGCCGTCCCTCGTCGCCGGTATCGCCGAAGTCGGAGGCTGGCAGATCGGGCAGCTCGTCCTGCACACGGATCCCGCCTATGGCATCGAGGTGCTGCGTCCGGCCGCGGAGCGCGGGGCGATCCCGTTGGCCGTCCACCCCGCGATCACCTTCACGGGGACGTCGATCGACCTGCGGCAGCTTCCTGCGAGCTTCGCGGCCGTGACCGCCCCCGCCGCCGTGCTTCCGATCGCTCAGGCCCTTGCCGTGGAGATGGGATGCGAGCCCGTCGTGATCGCCGAAGAGGATCGTGCCGTCTACGCCGACGCCATCCAGACCGCAGCCGACTTCTCGCGCTCGATCATCGGCCAGTCGACAGCGCGGTTGCGGGAGATCGGCGTCGAGAATCCCGGCGGGTATCTCTCCGCACTGGTGCAGTCGACGGTCGAACGGGCGCTGCGCGAAGCATCCGACCCGCCTCCGCTCCTCTGA
- a CDS encoding DUF2207 domain-containing protein, giving the protein MVATRIVRLLAALALAVSGLALMPSAAAATTPDTAPALAAAPTSSALLAEEDVNAFSYASWDARYEIGLDEDGRSRMQVTETLVARFPEVDQNRGIVRGLPTSYEGAWTDTTVLSVTDETGADVPFETETDDGVLLILTGNDDYVHGLTTYVIQYSMRDVILAADNGVDEFYWDLLPLDSTQAIEEFRADIAVDATLSGHLTGSARCYTGFSGSSAECPIQGPEVDGDTAVFHVESGERAAGDGVTVAIGFEPGTAAQAPARQPNAVTDIGPAVAAVGAVGLSVAGWIAVTATARRRRTADGIIVAQYDVPDSMPPLLAAAIVPGAKDPIPAEIVHLAVRGTLRIEEGSDVEQPRLRRLPGTRIPDQLDVEALDALFVGADSEGVAALPSSSESFAGRMAALQQSGKAAAETRGYTTTARSRGAMILQWCAIAIGAVGLVLGLWGVISGRISAIPAMVAIGFGVVIVLISSFYTFSKHTVLTVEGARQLEYLKGVEEFIRVAEEDRLRMLQSYSGAERRQDGSANVILVYERLLPYAMLFGMEDEWGRVLEYAYSVEQRGPGWIGDPTSPYLRVQLAAFAMTSHEAATYTAPSASSSSSSGGSFGGGFSGGGGGGGFSGGR; this is encoded by the coding sequence ATGGTCGCCACACGGATCGTCCGCCTGCTCGCTGCGCTCGCTCTCGCCGTCTCCGGCCTCGCGCTGATGCCATCCGCGGCAGCGGCCACGACGCCGGACACCGCGCCGGCCCTCGCTGCGGCGCCCACCTCCTCCGCTCTCCTCGCCGAGGAGGATGTCAACGCGTTCTCCTACGCGTCGTGGGATGCTCGGTACGAGATCGGCCTGGACGAGGACGGCCGTTCCCGGATGCAGGTGACAGAGACCCTGGTCGCACGGTTCCCCGAGGTCGACCAGAACCGTGGGATCGTGCGCGGACTACCCACCAGCTACGAAGGCGCCTGGACCGACACCACGGTGCTGTCCGTGACCGATGAGACGGGTGCCGACGTGCCGTTCGAGACCGAGACGGATGACGGTGTGCTCCTCATCCTCACCGGGAACGACGACTACGTGCACGGGCTCACCACCTACGTGATCCAGTACTCGATGCGCGACGTCATCCTCGCCGCAGACAACGGCGTCGACGAGTTCTACTGGGACCTCCTCCCGCTCGACAGCACGCAGGCCATCGAAGAGTTCCGCGCCGACATCGCCGTCGACGCCACGCTCAGCGGGCATCTGACCGGATCGGCACGCTGCTACACCGGATTCTCGGGGTCGTCGGCGGAGTGCCCGATCCAGGGGCCGGAGGTCGACGGCGACACCGCGGTGTTCCATGTCGAATCCGGCGAGCGCGCAGCCGGCGACGGCGTGACCGTCGCCATCGGCTTCGAACCGGGAACAGCCGCACAGGCCCCCGCGCGGCAGCCGAATGCGGTGACCGACATCGGCCCCGCGGTCGCCGCGGTCGGAGCGGTGGGTCTCTCGGTCGCAGGATGGATCGCGGTGACCGCCACCGCGCGGCGCCGACGCACGGCCGACGGGATCATCGTCGCGCAATACGACGTGCCTGATTCGATGCCTCCGCTGCTCGCGGCCGCGATCGTCCCCGGCGCGAAGGACCCGATCCCCGCCGAGATCGTGCATCTCGCCGTGCGCGGCACGCTCCGCATCGAGGAGGGGTCGGACGTCGAACAGCCGCGTCTGCGGAGACTGCCGGGCACGCGGATCCCCGACCAGCTCGACGTCGAGGCGCTCGACGCGCTGTTCGTCGGCGCGGACAGCGAGGGCGTCGCGGCGCTTCCTTCGTCGAGCGAGAGTTTCGCCGGGCGGATGGCGGCCCTGCAGCAGAGCGGGAAGGCCGCGGCGGAAACCCGCGGGTACACCACGACAGCGCGCAGCCGCGGCGCGATGATCCTGCAGTGGTGCGCGATCGCCATCGGCGCCGTCGGTCTCGTCCTCGGGCTCTGGGGAGTGATCAGCGGGCGGATCTCCGCGATTCCTGCGATGGTCGCGATCGGCTTCGGCGTGGTGATCGTGCTGATCTCGAGCTTCTACACGTTCTCGAAGCACACCGTGCTCACGGTCGAGGGCGCCAGACAGCTCGAGTACCTGAAGGGCGTCGAGGAGTTCATCCGCGTCGCCGAGGAGGACCGACTCCGCATGCTCCAGTCCTACAGCGGCGCCGAGCGACGTCAGGACGGCTCGGCGAACGTGATCCTGGTCTACGAACGCCTGCTCCCCTACGCGATGCTGTTCGGGATGGAAGACGAATGGGGGCGCGTGCTGGAGTACGCGTACTCGGTGGAGCAGCGCGGCCCCGGCTGGATCGGCGACCCCACGTCGCCCTACCTGCGTGTGCAGCTGGCCGCGTTCGCGATGACATCGCACGAGGCCGCGACGTATACGGCGCCCTCGGCGAGCAGCTCGTCGAGCTCGGGAGGATCCTTCGGCGGTGGCTTCTCCGGCGGAGGCGGAGGCGGAGGTTTCTCCGGCGGACGCTGA